The following are encoded in a window of Thamnophis elegans isolate rThaEle1 chromosome 14, rThaEle1.pri, whole genome shotgun sequence genomic DNA:
- the MRPS34 gene encoding 28S ribosomal protein S34, mitochondrial, whose product MGRYMRYRPIAAKAKKIREYWALKNQPRDSQRYAVDYEKMTRAFTGKRLPVLAWEDVKNENRLFMLLSRLHLFGIGRMVTRKSWIWEYDEPCYWVITKVKVDYTAEKMEHGKAWGYLTFRGKPETEEREIDKVMYHDWRMVPKHEEEAFKQFTPPEEEEKIRYVLYPPLLRAMILAQRQKEGKMTQEEPMLDLEPTVHLLNTSPRNQAEGTPV is encoded by the exons ATGGGTCGTTACATGAGATATCGCCCGATTGCAGCCAAGGCCAAGAAAATCCGCGAATACTGGGCTTTAAAAAACCAACCTCGTGACTCCCAGCGTTATGCGGTGGATTACGAGAAGATGACCCGAGCTTTCACAGGAAAGCGCCTCCCTGTGCTGGCCTGGGAGGATGTGAAGAATGAGAACCGGCTTTTCATGCTGCTGTCCCGATTGCACCTCTTTGGCATTGGCAGGATGGTCACACGCAAATCTTGGATATGGGAATATGATGAGCCTTGTTATTGGGTCATTACTAAAGTAAAGGTGGATTATACCGCCGAG AAAATGGAACATGGAAAAGCTTGGGGATATCTGACATTTAGAG GTAAGCCCGAAAccgaagagagagaaatagacaaaGTCATGTACCACGACTGGCGCATGGTGCCAAAACATGAGGAGGAAGCCTTTAAGCAATTTACCCCTcctgaggaagaggaaaaaatccGGTATGTCCTCTATCCACCCCTGCTGCGGGCCATGATCCTTGCGCAGAGGCAGAAAGAAGGTAAAATGACTCAAGAGGAACCTATGCTTGATTTGGAGCCAACGGTCCACCTCCTAAATACGTCCCCCAGAAACCAAGCTGAAGGAACTCCAGTCTGA